The Cryptomeria japonica chromosome 9, Sugi_1.0, whole genome shotgun sequence DNA segment AAAGGCAGCGGACCCAACTTTGTACAAATAGTTGATAGGCTCTCTTATGTATCTGGTCAACACTAGGCTAGACATTTGTTTTGCAGTGAATTCACGTAGTCAGTTTATGGTGGAACCTAAATGTGTGCACTGGATAGCTGCGAAGCATGTTTTGAGGTATCTCCAAGGCACAGTTGATTATGTATTGAGGTATATTCAACATGATGGAGTGAAGCTCGAGGggtttaccaatgcagattgggcaggcagtacCGCTGACAGAAAGAGCATTTCAGGGTGTTGTTTCAGCTTGGGAT contains these protein-coding regions:
- the LOC131858330 gene encoding secreted RxLR effector protein 161-like, translating into MEDLNSRSQFMVEPKCVHWIAAKHVLRYLQGTVDYVLRYIQHDGVKLEGFTNADWAGSTADRKSISGCCFSLGLGAVSWYNRKQKSIALSFVEAEYMAASMATCETIWLQKLLAGLFDMKLDPTVIYCDN